From Centropristis striata isolate RG_2023a ecotype Rhode Island chromosome 16, C.striata_1.0, whole genome shotgun sequence, a single genomic window includes:
- the LOC131988575 gene encoding potassium voltage-gated channel subfamily S member 3-like has product MMYGQIFNLHSPDDCFINVNVGGFKQRMEHTVLKRFPQTRLGRLLCCSSKEAALELCDDFSPAEMEYYFDRNPHFFCYVLNFYLTGKIHLVDGLCVVSFIQEIEYWGIKERHLDFCCSNKFLELIELAEDKHWDQRSDDLQFHSSDSSMEELSTSEEDVRMFEGSWCADVRRNIWIRLENPGYSTSAKVMAVASLSMVIVSIIAMCVHSMPDFQQVDHNEKEIENPVLAFFESVCVLFFSAEFILRLTVAPSAKKFLCSVLNIIDLMSVMPFYVTMACDIMDEGENTDLENVGKVVQILRLMRVFRILKLARHSVGLRSLGATLRHSSSEIGQLLLFLSVGISVFSALIYFAENESQESELQTMPIGWWWATISMTTVGYGDTFPVTLAGKLIGTLCIICGLLIVALPITNIFNKFSKFYQRQKHLDLKQSNN; this is encoded by the coding sequence ATGATGTATGGACAGATCTTCAATCTGCACAGCCCTGATGATTGCTTTATTAATGTCAATGTTGGTGGGTTCAAACAGAGAATGGAGCACACCGTTCTGAAACGGTTCCCACAAACACGTCTGGGTCGCCTTCTGTGTTGCAGCTCCAAAGAAGCGGCCCTGGAGCTCTGTGATGACTTCAGTCCTGCTGAAATGGAGTACTATTTTGACCGCAATCCACATTTTTTCTGCTACGTTCTCAACTTCTACCTCACGGGCAAAATCCACCTGGTGGACGGGTTGTGCGTAGTTTCATTTATTCAAGAAATTGAGTATTGGGGCATCAAGGAGCGCCACCTAGACTTTTGCTGCAGCAACAAATTCCTTGAACTAATAGAGCTTGCTGAAGATAAGCACTGGGATCAAAGGAGTGATGACCTGCAGTTCCACAGCTCTGACTCGTCTATGGAGGAACTGTCAACTTCGGAGGAAGACGTCAGAATGTTTGAAGGCTCGTGGTGTGCAGATGTCCGCAGGAATATTTGGATTCGACTTGAGAATCCAGGATACTCCACTTCAGCCAAAGTAATGGCTGTAGCTTCTCTAAGTATGGTCATTGTCTCTATCATCGCCATGTGTGTCCACAGCATGCCGGACTTCCAGCAAGTGGACCACAATGAGAAGGAGATTGAAAACCCAGTGCTGGCTTTCTTTGAGAGCGTCTGtgttctcttcttctctgcagaGTTTATTCTTCGACTGACTGTTGCACCATCAGCCAAGAAGTTCTTGTGCAGTGTTCTTAATATTATTGACTTAATGTCAGTTATGCCCTTCTATGTCACAATGGCCTGTGATATAATGGATGAAGGTGAGAACACAGACCTGGAGAATGTTGGAAAAGTGGTGCAGATCTTGAGGTTGATGCGAGTGTTCCGCATACTGAAACTGGCTCGCCACTCAGTAGGCCTTCGCTCTCTTGGTGCCACACTGCGGCACAGCTCCAGTGAAATTGGACAGCTGTTGCTTTTCTTGTCTGTGGGCATTTCAGTGTTTTCTGCTCTCATTTACTTTGCAGAGAATGAATCTCAGGAGTCAGAGCTGCAGACTATGCCTATTGGCTGGTGGTGGGCCACCATTAGCATGACTACCGTGGGCTACGGGGACACCTTTCCTGTTACACTTGCTGGGAAGCTGATAGGAACCCTGTGCATCATCTGTGGGCTGCTGATCGTCGCTCTGCCCATTACCAACATCTTCAATAAATTCTCCAAGTTCTATCAGAGACAAAAACATCTAGATCTCAAACAGAGCAATAACTGA
- the wdr35 gene encoding WD repeat-containing protein 35, producing the protein MFIYLSKKIAIPNNIHLKCVSWNKDQGFIACGGDDGLLRVLKLETQTDDAKLKGLAAPSNLSMNQTLEGHSGAVQVVTWNEQYEKLTTSDQNGLIIVWMLYKGAWYEEMINNRNKSVVRSMSWNADGQKICIVYEDGAVIVGSVDGNRIWGKELKGNQLAHVAWSPDSKILLFGMANGEVQIYDNQGNFIMKMTISCLTNATGAVSIAGIHWYAGTGGYVEPDCPCLAICFDNGRCQVMRYENDENPVCIDTLMNVVSIQWNHCGSVLAVAGSLRASNMEKEFNVVQFYTPFGEHLRTLKVPGKQMTGIGWEGGGLRIGLAVDSYIYFANIRPDYKWGYCCSTVVYAYTKPERQEYCVVFWDTKNNEKFVKYVKSLMSITTSGDFCILASKADDTQPQEDAELESGSTARYVLILCNSIGTPLDSKYIDIDPLFVTMTKTHVIAASKEAFYLWQYRVAKKLTALEINQVTRTKKEGRERVYHIDSNPSGANDSGPDFAKAFTATRDPICCITATDKTLVVGRESGTIHRYSLPNVVLIHKYTLNNRAFYLSLNCNSSRLAIIDIAGVLTLLDLEVRASIDDGTGNQASAGDPSKFERKDVWDMKWANDNPDLFAMMEKTRMYVFRNLDPEEPIQTSGYICNFEDLEIKSVLLDEIMKDPERPNKDNLINFEIRSLRDSRALIEKVGIEDASQFIEDNPHPRLWRLLAEAALQKLDLKTAEQAFVRCKDYQGIEFVKRLGNLQSEPMKQAEVAAYFSRFEEAERMYLDMDRRDLAIGLRIKLGDWFRVLQLLKTGSGDCDDTLLEQAYNAIGDYFADRQKWVNAVQYYLQGRNQERLAECYYMLEDYYGLEMLTTVLPENHKLLPEIGQMLATVGMCEQAVKAYLKCNQPKAAVNTCVQLNQWNKAVELARTHNMKEIKSLLSKYASHLLEKNKTLEAVELYRKAHHFLEAAKLMFKIADEEAEKRTRPLRVKKLYVLAARLVENYHEQVKTSQQSKAKGKKSEATSALAGLLEEDATTSDNRIVDNAWRGAEAYHFFLLAQRQLYEGYMENAMRTALHLREYEDIIPAVEIYSLLAICSAANGAFGTCSQAFIKLESLESLNPEQRQPYEDLALEIFTKHTPKDNHKIESFGSSEGAEGKLPTCIVTGVPIQEYQFWMCSVCKHCALAQEISKYNCCPLCHSPVA; encoded by the exons ATGTTCATCTACCTCAGCAAGAAG ATTGCCATCCCGAACAATATTCATCTAAAATGTGTCTCCTGGAACAAAGATCAAGGCTTCATTGCATGTGGAGGAGACGATGGTCTGCTCAGAGTACTCAAGCTTGAAACTCAGACAG ATGATGCCAAACTTAAAGGTCTTGCTGCACCCAGTAATCTGTCAATGAACCAGACTCTAGAGGGACACAGTG GTGCAGTACAAGTGGTGACATGGAACGAACAGTATGAAAAGCTGACAACCAGTGACCAGAATGGGCTCATCATTGTCTGGATGCTCTATAAAG GTGCATGGTACGAGGAGATGATCAACAACCGGAACAAGTCAGTGGTGAGGAGCATGAGTTGGAACGCTGATGGTCAGAAGATCTGCATTGTGTATGAAGATGGAGCAGTCATTGTTGGATCTGTAGATG GAAACCGGATTTGGGGAAAGGAGCTAAAGGGAAATCAGCTTGCTCATGTTGCATGGTCGCCAGACAGCAAGATCCTCCTCTTCGGCATGGCTAACGGGGAAGTTCAAATCTATGACAATCAAGGAAACTTCATA ATGAAAATGACCATCAGCTGTCTCACCAATGCAACCGGAGCTGTTAGTATTGCAGGCATCCACTGGTATGCAGGCACTGGGGGCTACGTTGAACCAGACTGTCCATGTCTTGCTATCTGTTTTGACAATGGAAGATGCCAGGTCATGCGTTACGAGAATGATGAAA ACCCAGTGTGTATTGACACTCTGATGAATGTGGTCAGTATCCAGTGGAATCATTGTGGCAGTGTCCTGGCAGTAGCAGGTTCTCTTAGAGCCTCAAATATGGAGAAAGAATTCAATGTTGTGCAATTCTACACACCATTTGGAGAG cATCTGAGAACTCTGAAAGTGCCTGGGAAGCAGATGACAGGAATTGGCTGGGAGGGAGGAGGACTGCGTATTGGCCTGGCTGTGGACTCCTACATCTACTTTGCCAACATAAGACCAGACTACAAG TGGGGCTACTGTTGCAGCACAGTGGTGTATGCCTACACGAAGCCTGAGCGTCAAGAGTACTGTGTTGTATTCTGGGACACCAAAAATAACGAGAAGTTTGTCAAATACGTCAAGAGCCTGATGTCCATCACTACATCGGGGGACTTCTGCATCCTAGCCAGCAAGGCAGATGACACCCAGCCTCAG GAGGATGCTGAGCTAGAGTCTGGGAGTACTGCAAGG tatgTCCTGATTCTGTGCAACTCCATCGGGACTCCACTGGACTCAAAATACATTGACATTG ATCCGCTGTTTGTCACCATGACCAAGACACATGTGATTGCTGCATCCAAAGAGGCTTTCTACTTGTGGCAGTACAGAGTGGCAAAGAAATTAACGGCCCTAGAGATCAACCAAGTGACCAGAACTAAGaaggagggaagagagag GGTCTATCACATTGACAGCAATCCATCTGGAGCCAATGACAGCGGTCCAGATTTTGCAAAAGCCTTCACA gCAACTCGAGATCCTATTTGTTGTATTACAGCAACAGATAAGACTCTGGTTGTG GGCCGTGAGTCTGGCACGATCCATAGATACAGCCTCCCAAATGTTGTTCTCATCCATAAATACACATTGAACAACAGAGCCTTCTATCTGTCCTTGAACTGCAACTCCAG tCGTCTGGCCATAATCGACATTGCAGGGGTGCTGACTTTGTTGGACCTGGAAGTTCGTGCCTCTATAGATGACGGCACAGGAAACCAGGCGTCTGCAGGAGATCCATCCAAGTTTGAGCGTAAGGATGTTTGGGATATGAAGTGGGCCAATGATAATCCTGATCTGTTTGCCATGATGGAAAAGACCAGGATGTATGTCTTCAGAAACCTGGACCCAGAG gaaccCATCCAAACATCTGGGTATATTTGCAACTTTGAAGACCTGGAAATCAAATCTGTCCTGCTTGATGAAATCATGAAG GATCCAGAGAGGCCTAATAAAGACAACCTCATCAACTTTGAGATCCGCTCCCTGAGAGACAGTCGTGCATTGATTGAAAAAGTGGGGATTGAAGATGCCTCACAGTTCATTGAAGATAACCCTCACCCAAGACTCTG GCGTCTTCTGGCTGAGGCAGCCCTCCAGAAACTGGATCTGAAGACAGCCGAACAGGCCTTTGTCCGCTGCAAAGACTACCAGGGCATTGAGTTTGTCAAGCGACTGGGCAACCTGCAGAGTGAGCCCATGAAACAGGCGGAGGTGGCAGCTTACTTCAGCCGGTTTGAGGAAGCTGAGCGGATGTACCTGGATATGGATCGCAG GGACCTTGCCATCGGCCTTAGGATCAAGCTGGGCGACTGGTTCAGGGTGCTCCAGCTGCTCAAAACTGGCTCTGGGGACTGTGATGATACTCTGCTGGAACAGGCGTACAACGCAATTGGAGACTACTTTGCTGACAGGCAGAAGTG GGTGAATGCAGTGCAGTATTACCTGCAGGGTCGTAACCAGGAGAGGCTGGCAGAATGCTACTACATGTTAGAGGACTATTATGGCCTTGAAATGCTGACCACTGTACTGCCAGAGAATCACAAACTTTTACCG gaGATTGGACAGATGCTTGCCACTGTGGGCATGTGTGAACAGGCTGTGAAGGCCTACCTGAAGTGCAACCAGCCCAAAGCTGCCGTTAACACTTGTGTCCAACTGAACCAG TGGAACAAAGCTGTGGAGCTTGCCAGGACCCACAACATGAAGGAGATCAAATCTCTTCTTTCCAAATACGCTTCACATCTTCTTGAGAAGAATAAAACTTTAGAGGCGGTAGAACTATATCGGAAAGCCCACCACTTCCTTGAAGCAGCCAAACTCATGTTTAAG ATAGCAGATGAGGAGGCGGAGAAAAGGACCCGACCACTGCGGGTGAAGAAGCTCTACGTGCTGGCAGCACGCCTTGTTGAAAATTACCACGAGCAGGTGAAGACGTCACAGCAGAGCAAAGCCAAAGGGAAGAAGTCTGAG GCAACATCTGCACTTGCCGGTCTGCTTGAGGAAGATGCAACCACTTCAGATAATCGCATAGTGGACAACGCCTGGCGTGGAGCTGAGGCCTATCACTTCTTTCTGCTTGCTCAGAGGCAGCTGTATGAAGGCTACATGGAGAATGCCATGCGCACAG CCCTTCACCTGCGGGAGTATGAGGACATCATCCCAGCGGTGGAGATCTACTCTCTGCTCGCTATTTGCTCTGCAGCCAACGGGGCCTTCGGCACATGTTCACAGGCCTTCATCAAGCTGGAGTCCCTAGAGAGTCTGAATCCTGAGCAGCGGCAGCCTTATGAGGATCTGGCCCTGGAGATCTTCACCAAGCACACCCCAAAGGACAACCACAAAATAGAGTCGTTTGGATCATCAGAGGG GGCCGAAGGAAAACTACCCACATGCATTGTGACAGGTGTACCGATCCAGGAGTACCAGTTCTGGATGTGCAGTGTGTGTAAACACTGTGCTCTAGCGCAGGAGATCAGCAAATACAACTGTTGCCCTCTGTGTCACAGTCCTGTAGCATGA